A section of the Solitalea canadensis DSM 3403 genome encodes:
- a CDS encoding glycoside hydrolase family 20 protein yields MNKKLLFLMALCCPLFLSAQQKVNIIPKPVNLVIQEGNFSIDGNTSVRFDKKNSELQAIAKFLAAYINTVSGNELRMNNKKAAKIIDLKIENTANIGDEGYVLNVSPSAITIRANTKAGIFYGLQSIIQTLPQVRTNAALVVPCMQVTDYPRFKWRGMHLDVSRHFFTPELVKEYIDLIAQYKMNTFHWHLVDDQGWRIEIKKYPKLTEVGAWRVDQNDKAWSDRPQAKAGEKPTYGGYYTQEQIKDIIAYAAVRNVTVVPEIEMPGHVASAVASYPHLSCTQQAQLPMTGGNYTNMSSNYCAGNDSVFTFLEDVLTEVVDLFPSKYIHIGGDELDKAPWKKCARCQARIKTENLKNEEELQSYFIARIEKFLISKNRKMIGWDEILEGGLAPEATVMSWRGEAGGIEAAKMKHDVIMTPGNPVYFDHYQAGPEGEPQAFGGFNTLKRVYSYEPIPKELNAEEAKFVLGAQANLWTESIVTAEHVEYMILPRMPALAEVVWSPKESRNWGDFNERIQSHFKGYGQKGLRYCPGNFTIDIKPSSQNGKLSIALSTEAYKGEIYYTTDGSNPTISSINYAGPISIDSSVIIKATTVLNGNVMGVKPAEQAFIMHKAIGRDVVYSNPISTYYVADGPNSLTDGVLGTKTVNKYWHGISGKDLVATIDLGAEQEIKSISLGCLQNYSDWIFLPQEVKFEVSADGKNFKEAKMVVNNVSVYEKSTIKSFKAEFLKQKVKYVRVSAKNGVCPPNHPGAGKPAWIFADELVVE; encoded by the coding sequence ATGAATAAAAAATTATTGTTTCTTATGGCGCTGTGTTGTCCGCTATTTCTTTCGGCACAGCAGAAAGTTAATATTATTCCGAAGCCAGTAAACCTGGTAATTCAGGAAGGGAACTTTAGTATTGATGGCAACACTTCTGTCAGATTTGATAAAAAGAATTCGGAGTTACAGGCTATAGCAAAGTTTTTAGCTGCTTATATCAATACAGTTTCGGGCAATGAACTGAGAATGAATAATAAGAAAGCTGCAAAAATCATCGACCTTAAAATTGAAAATACGGCCAATATTGGCGATGAAGGTTATGTGCTCAATGTATCACCTTCGGCAATAACAATTAGAGCCAATACCAAAGCTGGTATTTTTTATGGTTTGCAATCAATAATACAAACATTACCACAAGTTCGTACAAATGCGGCTTTGGTAGTCCCTTGTATGCAGGTAACGGATTATCCGCGTTTTAAATGGCGCGGAATGCACCTGGACGTAAGCCGGCATTTTTTCACGCCTGAACTAGTGAAAGAATATATTGATCTGATTGCCCAATACAAGATGAATACTTTTCATTGGCATTTGGTTGATGATCAGGGCTGGCGAATTGAGATAAAAAAATACCCTAAACTAACCGAAGTCGGCGCTTGGCGTGTTGACCAAAACGATAAAGCATGGAGCGACAGACCGCAAGCCAAGGCAGGCGAAAAACCTACTTACGGTGGTTATTATACGCAAGAGCAAATCAAAGATATTATTGCTTACGCCGCTGTCCGTAATGTAACGGTAGTTCCCGAAATTGAAATGCCGGGACATGTGGCTTCAGCTGTTGCCTCGTATCCACATTTAAGTTGTACACAACAGGCCCAGCTACCAATGACAGGTGGTAATTACACCAATATGTCGTCTAACTATTGTGCAGGAAATGATTCTGTGTTTACTTTTTTAGAAGATGTGCTTACTGAAGTGGTTGACTTATTTCCTTCAAAATACATTCATATTGGCGGAGATGAATTAGATAAAGCACCGTGGAAAAAATGCGCACGTTGTCAGGCCAGAATCAAAACAGAGAACCTGAAAAATGAAGAAGAGCTGCAAAGCTATTTTATTGCACGGATAGAGAAATTTCTGATCAGTAAAAACAGAAAGATGATTGGCTGGGATGAAATATTGGAAGGAGGTTTGGCTCCGGAAGCAACAGTGATGAGCTGGCGTGGTGAAGCTGGCGGAATCGAAGCAGCTAAAATGAAACATGATGTGATCATGACTCCCGGCAACCCTGTGTATTTTGATCATTACCAGGCAGGTCCTGAAGGTGAACCGCAAGCTTTTGGGGGTTTTAATACACTAAAAAGGGTGTATAGTTATGAGCCAATCCCTAAGGAGCTAAATGCCGAAGAAGCGAAATTTGTGTTAGGAGCACAAGCCAATTTATGGACTGAGTCAATTGTTACAGCTGAACATGTTGAATACATGATTTTGCCACGTATGCCAGCATTGGCAGAGGTGGTATGGTCGCCTAAAGAAAGCAGAAACTGGGGTGATTTTAATGAACGCATTCAGTCTCATTTTAAGGGCTACGGACAAAAAGGACTGCGTTATTGTCCGGGTAATTTTACTATTGATATCAAACCATCATCGCAAAACGGAAAATTGAGTATAGCTCTTTCAACCGAAGCTTATAAGGGTGAAATTTATTATACAACCGATGGTTCCAACCCGACTATCAGCAGCATTAATTATGCAGGTCCTATTAGTATCGACTCTTCGGTAATTATAAAGGCTACAACCGTTTTAAATGGAAATGTTATGGGTGTTAAACCTGCTGAACAGGCTTTTATAATGCATAAAGCTATAGGAAGAGATGTTGTTTATTCGAATCCGATAAGTACCTATTATGTAGCGGATGGTCCGAATTCATTAACCGATGGTGTACTGGGAACTAAAACGGTAAATAAGTACTGGCATGGCATAAGCGGAAAGGATCTGGTTGCCACTATTGATTTAGGTGCAGAACAGGAGATCAAAAGTATAAGCCTTGGCTGTTTGCAAAATTACTCCGATTGGATTTTTCTTCCTCAGGAAGTAAAGTTTGAAGTATCTGCAGATGGAAAGAATTTTAAAGAAGCAAAGATGGTTGTCAATAACGTATCTGTTTATGAAAAATCAACTATCAAGAGTTTCAAGGCTGAGTTTTTGAAACAAAAAGTTAAATATGTACGTGTAAGTGCCAAAAATGGAGTATGTCCGCCAAATCATCCCGGAGCAGGCAAGCCTGCCTGGATTTTTGCCGATGAGCTGGTGGTGGAATAA
- a CDS encoding LysR family transcriptional regulator, which translates to MISIANQIELRHLNYFKVLAEELHYRKASEILFISQSALSQQIKQLEQILKTSLFDRTNKRVALTDAGVLFYSDVVQVINKVDAAVTRLKLWKDGNTGQIGIGFVASAMESILPGLIKRFHKDCPNIKFQLDELNNREQIIALQNESIDLGFMRSNYVAPELQIKCVFKETFSLVLPNSHPLTKETFKHVGQLKDEPFILFPNDQSHLYYQQIINICADQGFTPKIAHRSIHAPTIFRLVENGMGLSIIPTSLATGGNPNIKFIELTNVPQQTELYAVWKKGNNNPALPYLLEMLDDKLK; encoded by the coding sequence ATGATAAGTATAGCTAATCAAATAGAACTGCGTCATCTTAATTATTTTAAGGTATTGGCCGAAGAGTTACACTATAGGAAAGCATCAGAGATCCTGTTTATTTCACAATCAGCCCTAAGCCAGCAGATCAAACAATTAGAGCAAATCTTAAAAACGTCCTTATTTGACAGGACAAATAAGAGGGTGGCATTAACAGATGCCGGTGTTTTATTTTACAGCGATGTGGTTCAGGTGATAAATAAAGTTGATGCGGCGGTTACCCGACTTAAGTTATGGAAGGACGGTAATACAGGGCAGATCGGCATTGGCTTCGTTGCATCAGCCATGGAATCTATCCTGCCTGGTCTTATAAAACGATTTCACAAAGATTGTCCGAATATTAAATTTCAATTGGATGAACTGAATAACCGTGAGCAGATAATTGCATTGCAAAATGAATCGATTGACCTGGGCTTTATGCGTTCTAATTATGTTGCCCCTGAATTGCAGATTAAATGTGTTTTTAAAGAAACCTTTTCATTGGTTTTGCCTAATAGTCATCCTTTAACTAAGGAGACGTTTAAACATGTAGGACAGTTGAAAGACGAACCGTTTATACTTTTCCCGAATGATCAGAGCCACCTTTACTATCAGCAAATCATTAACATTTGTGCCGATCAGGGCTTTACTCCCAAAATAGCGCATCGTTCAATTCACGCTCCAACCATTTTCAGGTTGGTAGAAAATGGCATGGGACTCTCGATCATTCCAACCTCACTTGCTACAGGAGGTAATCCAAACATTAAATTTATCGAATTAACCAATGTGCCTCAACAAACGGAATTGTATGCTGTTTGGAAAAAGGGAAATAACAATCCGGCATTGCCTTACTTATTGGAAATGTTGGATGATAAGCTAAAGTAG